The following DNA comes from Cytophagales bacterium.
CAGTTGACTGATAAGCTGTTTGGGAATGAAGAGGTCAATAATTGATTGATAATTTTCAACTTAGCCCAAAAAAATAAATCGTCATTCCCGCGAAGGCGGGAATCTCAAAGTTATTCGGCATATCTAAGTTTGAGATTCCTGAACTACGTCAGGAATGACGGCTAAGTTGAGTGGAAAAGATTCAATCTCTCCTACCCCTCGTATAAGGTGCTCCAATGGCTGTCAATTCTGCTTCATATACTTTGAATGACTCCAGGTACTCCTTCAATTGCACTTTGAAACCTTGTAAGGACTCATTGGCGGTTTTGATCTGCTCTTTCATCGTTTCCGTTGGCAGATTTGTCGTCCCCCAGTGGCTATAAGCAACCGTACCAACTCTGCCAGAGATCCCGGGTTGTCTTGACTCATCCAGGCTCCCTCTGGCCGGATCACCGTACAAGACCATTCTCAAATCTGCCAAGGTAGAATTAAGCTCATTCCATTGCTGAAAGTGCGATTCCTGCGCTTTTGGTGTTTGCTTTAAGGCTGCCTTGATAAACCTCAGGCGCTCTCCAGCTTCCGAGAGTTTTCCACCCAATCCGGAGATTTCCACTAGTAATTCTCTCGTTTCCTGTTGGAATGCGGCCACCTGTTTGAAATCCACCTGTTCTAAACTTGGAATGGGTTTTACTTCAAAACTTTGTGCATCTCCCTGTGGAGTGAGATGGCCATTGTCCTCGATGTACAATTGTGCTGAATAAGTTCCTGGAGCAGCCAACGGACCTTCGGCATCTCCTGCCCAGGGAGGTTGAAAAGCAGGCTTTGTCAATTGGATCGCATCTGGAGCAGGCAGTTTCAAATCCCAGTTGATACGATGCAATCCTTTGGCACTTTTCCCTTCTAACCATCTTACCGCATTCCCGGCTTCCTCTTTGATTAGAATCAAAACTTGTGGCGTGGTACCTTTTCTTTCTTCATTCAGGTTTTCCCACCCAGGGAAGGGCACATTACCATTCCCCTTCTTGATTTCTTTTTCCCGGTCCTTTCGCTGATCTGCAAGGTTTTGAGGCACATCACTCAAATAGTAACTGATCATCGCTCCAAAATCAGGATTCTCGGCTACATAATGCGCAGACCCCTGACCGGGCATTCCTTTGGCCTGGAAAGGCACCGTAGGCACATACCACCAGGCATCTCTGACCGCAAACAAGGTGTTGGTATTCCCTGTGACAGCCTGACTCAAATTTCTCAATGGGGAATAGTCATCCAGGATATAGAACCCTCGGCCGAATGTCGCTCCTACCAAATCATTGTCACGGGTATGCGTAGTGATGTCTCTGAATGGAATGGTTGGCGCACCTTTCAATTTCACCCAATTCGCTCCTTTGTTATAGGAAAAGTACATACCGTCCTCAGCGCCGATGAACAGTAAATTGCTTGCTACATGATCTTGTTTGATCGCCCAAACTATGGTACCAGAAGGAAGGTCACCTGAAATGGATCTCCAGGTTTTACCTCGATCTGCACTCATAAATATATAGGGAGCATAATCACCGAATTTGTGGGCATCCACCACCGTGAAAACCACATTATCCTCCAGGGGAGAAGCCTCAATGTCATTGATGAAGGACCTTGCCGGGACACCCTTCGGGAGATTACTTTTCCTCCAGTTTTGGCCGCCATCTTCACTGACATGTACCAGACCATCATCTGAACCTGTGTAAAGCAAGCCTGCCACCTTCGGGGATTCGGAAATGGTCGTCAGGGTCGCGTATTTGGACATGGCCCCATTGTCGTAGAGCGCATCCACACTCCACACCCGATCCATCAGTTCCAGCTCATAACGATTGGTATTGGTGGTCAGGTCTTTGCTGATCGCTTCCCAGGCGTCACCACGATTGTTACTTTGCCAAAGTCGCTGGGAACCAAAATAGATGCGGTTGTGATCATGGGGGCTGATGTGGATAGGGCTGTCCCAATTCCATCGCTCTGGTGCTTCGTCAAGAGCAGGTTGTGGTCGAATGCCGATCAATTCGCCCGTAGCCACATTCAGTCGTTGCAAGTTCCCTTGCTGAGTTTCCATGTACGCCGTGTTGTTATCCTCAGGATCGAACAAAGAACCATAACCATCCGCACCGAGTGGCACATACCAATCACTGCTCAAAATACCTTCCACACTGGTGGTTCTGGAGGGTCCGATCAAGGTGCCCAGGTCTTGCGCTCCTCCCACGATGTTGTAGAAGGGTTCGGAATTATCGAGTCCTAGCTTGTAGAATTGTGAGATAGGAAGATTTGCAAAGTGTCTCCAGAATGATCCGCCATCAAACGTCTCGTAAAGGCCTCCATCTGATCCTGCTATCATGTGATCTCCATTGGTCGGATCAATCCATAGTGCATGATTATCACTGTGTTTTTCTCTGCCATTGCCCAGGTAATCGATCGTCTTTCCACCATCTTTTGTAATGTGTAGAAATACGTCCATTTGATACACCAGATCCGGATCGTGTAGAGATGCTTCTAATTCTTGATAATAGTGCGGACCCGTGCCTCCCGAAATGTAGCTGTTGCGCTTTTCCCAGCTTGAACCTTGATCAGTCGATCGGTAAAATCCCTTTTCCTGATCATTGGCTTCAATGGTCGCATAAACCAGGTTGGGATCCGCGGGAGTCACCGCCAATCCGATCTTGCCCATATCGCCTGAAGGCAAACCTGTTGTGATCTTATTGAAGCTTTCCCCATTATTGGTTGATTTGTAAATGCCACTATTGGGACCCCCTGCCATCAAGGCCCAGGTCCTTCTGAATCGCTGATATGCCGCAGCATAAACGACATTCGGGTTCTTAGGATTGAATTCAATATCGGTAACTCCGGTATACTGATCAATTTGAAGCACCAATTTCCAGGACTGGCCACCATCAATAGATTTGTAAAGTCCTCTTTCACCCCCAGCGGACCAAAGTGGCCCTTCTGCAGCGACTAAGATCACATCGCTGTTCCGGGGGTCTACCAAAATCTTTCCGATATGCTCGGACTTATTAAGTCCCATGTTTTTCCAGGTCTTTCCGGCATCAGTACTTTTATAAATACCATCACCCCAACCCACATGTCGGCCACTTACATTTTCACCAGTTCCTACCCAAATGACATTGGGATTATTGGGATCGATGGTTACTGTTCCGATCGAATAGGTGGACTGATTTTCAAAGATGGGTGTCCAGGTAATACCTCGATTGGTGGTTTTCCAAAGGTTCCCCGACCCTACGGCTACATACCAGGTGCTTAAATCAGAGGGATGAATGGCAATATCAGCAATTCTTCCGCCCATCAATGAAGGACCAATGCCTCGTAGTTTCATGCCCGCGGCCGCTCTCTCAATGGCTGCTTTATCAGGAGTTTGAGCCTGAATGGTGCATGATAGCAGAAGAATGATCAGAAAGCTGACCGTTTTGGATAGGTTGGATTTAAAGCGCATAATTCTGGAAATTGAGAAGATGAACTTAATGAATTATCCAGAGAAATGTACGTGGTGCTTTTTTAGCGGAGTAAGTAAGGGATGAGTCGTAGCCTCAAATAGAAATCTCATAGTTTTTAAGGATGGTAAAATCCTTGAAACTGTGGTTATTACACTTAATGGTGAGCTGTAATTTTGAAACAAAAGATCATGTCAAAAACCATATTTTTAAGTTACCGAGTAGTCGATGAAAAATACAAAAAGAAAGTTGTTGACTGGGCTGAGGAAGGAAAGCTTGGCAATGGAGTAAAGGTGCTTCATCAAATGGATCAAGGAAGACCATTAACCGGAAATGAAATAAAAGGTCTTATTAAGCCTAAAATCAAAGGTGTTGCAATGGTCCTGATCTTAGTTGGTAATGATACGCATAACAGCAATTGGATTAAATGGGAAATCGAGTTGTCAAAAATGGATAACAAAGCGATCTATTGGATGCAGGCTCCCGGAACATCAGGGGCACCACCTTATGAGCTTAAAAAGATTCCAAAAATTGAGTTTAATTCTAATTCAATAAAATCAAGGCTTTGACTCAAACCAGTAACAACCCATTTTCCCTCAAAGCCCGAATAGGCCTGGAGTCCCAAAACCCTTCAAAATCCCCAAAATCGATTTCAAAGCTTTCTTTTGCTTGTTGGAATGTGACCGGCTGTTCCGTATCCATTGCTGCCGCACACAATAAATCGATCAGCCATTCGGCGCGTTGTTCTTCCAGCTCAATTTGGAAGCTGCTTTTCTTGTCGTGGAAGATCAGCAGCCAATGATTTTGGGGCTTAACTTTTTTGGTTTTGGTGAAAGCCTCAACAAAGGGTTGTGTCCCTAGCCAAACGACTTTTGCATTTTTCTTAGTCGTCGCGTGATCATCAGCGTAAATAGCCCTTTCTATAAAGTTCGGTGGGATGATGGTCGTTGGGATCTTGAAATCAAACCATTCCTGCAATGGATAGTCGAAACACAATCCATGCATGTAGTTGAACAAGGACTTCTTCAAGCCAAAACTAAATTGCTCATGATCAATCCCTGTCTCATCGGTGAAAGCAATGTCATTGTGGGCAAAAGCAATGGGTTTCATTTCAGGGATCACACCAAAGGCTTCCGGATTGAGGCCCACCGGACTATGCGCTGTTAAGGCAAATTGATGCCAGAACCCTGATTGAATGATACCTAGTTCAAACATTTGCCGGACCATCTCCAGACTGTCTATTGTTTCCTGAACTGTCTGTGTGGGGTAGCCGTACATCAGGTAAGAGTGGACCATGATCCCTGCGTCAGTAAAGTCCTTTGTGACTCTCGCCACTTGTTCCACCGTGACGCCTTTATCAATGAGTTGAAGTAACCGATCGGAAGCTACTTCCAAACCACCGGAAACAGCGATACAACCAGAGGCCTTCAGAAGTATGCAGAGGTCTTTGGTGAAGTTCTTTTCAAACCGAATGTTCGTCCACCAGGTGACGGTTAGTTTCCTTTTCAAAATCTCCAAAGCCACTTCCCGCATCAACGCAGGCGGTGCGGCTTCGTCCACAAAATGAAATCCATGTTCCCCCGTCTGAGCGATCATTTGCTCCATTCGGTCCACCAGTGTTTTGGCCGCAATGGGTTCATAGAGCTTGATATAATCGAGGGAAATATCGCAAAAAGTACACTTTCCCCAATAGCAACCATGGGCCATGGTCAGCTTATTCCAGCGGCCATCACTCCATAGACTGTGCATGGGATTGGCTACTTCAATCACAGAAATGTATTGATCTAAAAGTAGATCGGAATAGTCCGGCGTACCTACTTGCAGCTGTTTATAGTCGGTTCTTTTTGTGTCGTTCTTATAAACCACTACTCCGCTTTCCAGGAGAAAGGTTCTCTTGTATTCATTCGTTTCTCCTCGGACATTTGAAATCAGTAATTCTACCGGAAGTTCGCCATCATCCAGGGTAATGAAATCAAAGTATTCGAAAACCCGCACGTCCGTGATTTGTCGCAATTCTGTGTTCGGGAAACCGCCACCCATGGCAATTTTGATGTTGGGATATTGCTTCTTGATGAAGATGGCACAACGAAAAGCGCTATACAGATTTCCGGGAAACGGGACCGAAAAACAAATGAGTTTAGGTTGAATTTCCTGAAGTTGAACGTCCAGCATATCTAATGTGATGGCATCAATAAAGGTCGGCTCCTGGTTTAGGGCATCATACAACTCATCGAAACTATTGGCACTTCTTCCTAGCCGTTCTGCATATCGGCTGAAGCCAAAGTTTTCATCCACGCACTCCACAATAAAATCGGACAGATCCTCTAGATAGAGGGTAGCCAGGTGCTTAGCCCGATCCTGATGACCCATTGATCCAAATGCCCAATCCAGTTCGTCTAGTTGACTGAATCGAGAGGCTTCGGGCAAGAAACTTTCAGTGATGATTTGTCGGGCGAGGGTGGCATTTTTTCCCTGAAGAAATAGGATGACTTCATCTATCGTCTTTTCGTATTCCGACCTTAAAGCAAGGATTCTTTCCGCATTTTCTGAGAGCTCACCATCGTATTCTGAAGCATAATCGAAAAGCTGCTCGAGTCCATGTCTACTAAATAATTCCAGGATCACTTCAATCCCCAGGTCCATTTGAAGGGACCTAATGTTAATGGTATTGAGAAATCCCTTGAGGTAAGCCGTAGCTGGATAAGGAGTATTCAGCTGCGTAAAGGGGGTCGTGATGAGCAGGACATCTTGCACATTGCGAAGATATGTCGATTTCGACAGGCTCAATCTGACAATTCTATTTTTCGAAGATCATGTGGAAAGGATCATGTTGTTGGTGTCAAGTCGAGAAACACACATAATTGATTATATGAAATATTACTCGACCAACACCAACCCACTTCTCCTCAACTCTCCCACCATCAAGCTGGTAACAAGACTGTAACTCTTGATGCCTTCTTTCTGATCGTTGGCTTTTAGAAACAGGTCATACATGGCATCCGTCAATGGATCAATAGGATTATAAAAGCTTTGCCAGTATTCCCGGTTTTTACGCAGATCTTCTTTGACGTCTACCGTCAATTTGGCGGCTAATTCATCATAAGCAACACTGTCCAGGCGAAAAAGTGAACGCATGGAATAACGCAGCATCATCAAATTACCGGAATATTGAAAGTTAATGTCAGGATTGAATTGACATGCAAGGTACCCTACAAAATTGGCCTCATCTTCTGAGGCAAACCCACTTTGATGGGCCATCTCATGACAGGTAACCGCCGGGACCAAAAAGTTGGGTGGATCCATATTCACATTGGCCTCCCCGGTGAACATGAAATAAATCCCACCGATCGTGAAGGAGGACATGATCTCCGGCACCAAAACTGATTTCACTGAGAACACATCATAGCCAATGAAATCATAATGTCCATGGGCCCGTTCGAATCCAATCGTAGCCTTTGCCAAAATTTCATCTTTGGTGATGGGCAAGTCATCTTCAGTGATAATTTCAGAACGCAACCTATTGCACCTGGAAATCAAGGTATCATTCAGGGAAATAAGTTCCTCTCTGGTAATGTCCTTGACGTCCAGATCTGCTATTTCAGGAATCTTTAGACGGTGATAATTCAGGCCCCAGGTCAACGTAAATAGGAAATTGAACAGCGAAAAAGCGAAAAGGCCGTTTTTGATCATGACCCAGGCAAACTTTCCGAAACTGATCTTCTTTTTGATCAAATGAATGACCCTTTTCACCACCCAAAAGATCAAGCCAAAGAACAGTGAGTAAAAGATAAGTTGACCAATCGGGATAGGAACAATGCTGCTGATTGCACTAAGGATCGATTGAATGACTGGATAAAATCCGTTGCTATAGTGATCTTCTACCCATTGTGGGTTTTCGATTGCCCAATTCACGAAAATGATTTCGAGTGGCAGTAATACAATAAAGATTACTTTGATGATCTGGCCGGTATGGGAATTTGTTTTGGTCAATACAATCGCGAAAGTAATGAGTGCTTTCTTTTTCTCCCTGTCTTGAATTCGTTAGTTTGACAACATGACTGCCACCCCCACCAGGATATTGCCGCTGCTGGTCCTTTCACAATTTGCCGCGACCTCCGTATGGTTTGCGGGCAATGCGATTTATCCGGACCTACAACAGCACCTTGCTCTTGGATTCGACATTACTCCTAAGCTCACGATTGCCGTACAATTAGGTTTCATCTCTGGGACATTGCTTTATGCGATCTATATGATTCCTGACCGGTTTTCTCCGGCAAAAGTCTTTCTGGTTTCATCAAGTTTGGCGGCAGTATTCAATATCGCGTTGGTTTTTTCACCACCGTTTTGGTTGATGTTTGCTTCTCGTTTTTCAGTCGGTTTATTCCTTGCAGGAGTGTATCCAGTGGGCATGAAAATAGCCTCCGATTGGTACCCGAAATACCTGGGACATGCGCTTGGGTTTCTGGTGGGAGCGTTGGTCATAGGCACTTCTTTTCCTCACCTGATCAAGACATTTTCACTCGGATTGCCGTGGCAAGTCGTACTGATCGTTACCAGTATACTCGCCATTGCGAGTGGCCTCATCGTTCAATATGGCATCGGTGACGGACCCAATCGGAAGAAAGGGAAGGAATTTTCATTTAGGGTTTTTCTCCAGATGTTCAAAAACAAAATGTTCAATCGGGCTTCCCTCGGTTATTTTGGACACATGTGGGAGCTTTATACCTTTTGGGCATTCGTGCCATTGCTATTGACCTATTTCAATGAAAGTGCCAATGTTTATTTGAATGTGTCCCTTTGGTCGTTTTTAGCCATCGCGGCAGGTGGTCTGGGTAGTGTCATTGGTGGCATCTACTCCCGACGAATGGGCAGCTGTCGAGTGGCTTTTGTGTCGTTGAGCTTCTCTTCCTTATGTGCCATGCTATCTGTTTTCTTCTTTAGCCTTCCAGTAGCCATATTCCTTTTTCTATTG
Coding sequences within:
- a CDS encoding glycosyl hydrolase, yielding MRFKSNLSKTVSFLIILLLSCTIQAQTPDKAAIERAAAGMKLRGIGPSLMGGRIADIAIHPSDLSTWYVAVGSGNLWKTTNRGITWTPIFENQSTYSIGTVTIDPNNPNVIWVGTGENVSGRHVGWGDGIYKSTDAGKTWKNMGLNKSEHIGKILVDPRNSDVILVAAEGPLWSAGGERGLYKSIDGGQSWKLVLQIDQYTGVTDIEFNPKNPNVVYAAAYQRFRRTWALMAGGPNSGIYKSTNNGESFNKITTGLPSGDMGKIGLAVTPADPNLVYATIEANDQEKGFYRSTDQGSSWEKRNSYISGGTGPHYYQELEASLHDPDLVYQMDVFLHITKDGGKTIDYLGNGREKHSDNHALWIDPTNGDHMIAGSDGGLYETFDGGSFWRHFANLPISQFYKLGLDNSEPFYNIVGGAQDLGTLIGPSRTTSVEGILSSDWYVPLGADGYGSLFDPEDNNTAYMETQQGNLQRLNVATGELIGIRPQPALDEAPERWNWDSPIHISPHDHNRIYFGSQRLWQSNNRGDAWEAISKDLTTNTNRYELELMDRVWSVDALYDNGAMSKYATLTTISESPKVAGLLYTGSDDGLVHVSEDGGQNWRKSNLPKGVPARSFINDIEASPLEDNVVFTVVDAHKFGDYAPYIFMSADRGKTWRSISGDLPSGTIVWAIKQDHVASNLLFIGAEDGMYFSYNKGANWVKLKGAPTIPFRDITTHTRDNDLVGATFGRGFYILDDYSPLRNLSQAVTGNTNTLFAVRDAWWYVPTVPFQAKGMPGQGSAHYVAENPDFGAMISYYLSDVPQNLADQRKDREKEIKKGNGNVPFPGWENLNEERKGTTPQVLILIKEEAGNAVRWLEGKSAKGLHRINWDLKLPAPDAIQLTKPAFQPPWAGDAEGPLAAPGTYSAQLYIEDNGHLTPQGDAQSFEVKPIPSLEQVDFKQVAAFQQETRELLVEISGLGGKLSEAGERLRFIKAALKQTPKAQESHFQQWNELNSTLADLRMVLYGDPARGSLDESRQPGISGRVGTVAYSHWGTTNLPTETMKEQIKTANESLQGFKVQLKEYLESFKVYEAELTAIGAPYTRGRRD
- a CDS encoding TIR domain-containing protein, with the translated sequence MSKTIFLSYRVVDEKYKKKVVDWAEEGKLGNGVKVLHQMDQGRPLTGNEIKGLIKPKIKGVAMVLILVGNDTHNSNWIKWEIELSKMDNKAIYWMQAPGTSGAPPYELKKIPKIEFNSNSIKSRL
- a CDS encoding B12-binding domain-containing radical SAM protein; protein product: MQDVLLITTPFTQLNTPYPATAYLKGFLNTINIRSLQMDLGIEVILELFSRHGLEQLFDYASEYDGELSENAERILALRSEYEKTIDEVILFLQGKNATLARQIITESFLPEASRFSQLDELDWAFGSMGHQDRAKHLATLYLEDLSDFIVECVDENFGFSRYAERLGRSANSFDELYDALNQEPTFIDAITLDMLDVQLQEIQPKLICFSVPFPGNLYSAFRCAIFIKKQYPNIKIAMGGGFPNTELRQITDVRVFEYFDFITLDDGELPVELLISNVRGETNEYKRTFLLESGVVVYKNDTKRTDYKQLQVGTPDYSDLLLDQYISVIEVANPMHSLWSDGRWNKLTMAHGCYWGKCTFCDISLDYIKLYEPIAAKTLVDRMEQMIAQTGEHGFHFVDEAAPPALMREVALEILKRKLTVTWWTNIRFEKNFTKDLCILLKASGCIAVSGGLEVASDRLLQLIDKGVTVEQVARVTKDFTDAGIMVHSYLMYGYPTQTVQETIDSLEMVRQMFELGIIQSGFWHQFALTAHSPVGLNPEAFGVIPEMKPIAFAHNDIAFTDETGIDHEQFSFGLKKSLFNYMHGLCFDYPLQEWFDFKIPTTIIPPNFIERAIYADDHATTKKNAKVVWLGTQPFVEAFTKTKKVKPQNHWLLIFHDKKSSFQIELEEQRAEWLIDLLCAAAMDTEQPVTFQQAKESFEIDFGDFEGFWDSRPIRALRENGLLLV
- a CDS encoding DUF3810 domain-containing protein, encoding MNWAIENPQWVEDHYSNGFYPVIQSILSAISSIVPIPIGQLIFYSLFFGLIFWVVKRVIHLIKKKISFGKFAWVMIKNGLFAFSLFNFLFTLTWGLNYHRLKIPEIADLDVKDITREELISLNDTLISRCNRLRSEIITEDDLPITKDEILAKATIGFERAHGHYDFIGYDVFSVKSVLVPEIMSSFTIGGIYFMFTGEANVNMDPPNFLVPAVTCHEMAHQSGFASEDEANFVGYLACQFNPDINFQYSGNLMMLRYSMRSLFRLDSVAYDELAAKLTVDVKEDLRKNREYWQSFYNPIDPLTDAMYDLFLKANDQKEGIKSYSLVTSLMVGELRRSGLVLVE
- a CDS encoding MFS transporter, encoding MTATPTRILPLLVLSQFAATSVWFAGNAIYPDLQQHLALGFDITPKLTIAVQLGFISGTLLYAIYMIPDRFSPAKVFLVSSSLAAVFNIALVFSPPFWLMFASRFSVGLFLAGVYPVGMKIASDWYPKYLGHALGFLVGALVIGTSFPHLIKTFSLGLPWQVVLIVTSILAIASGLIVQYGIGDGPNRKKGKEFSFRVFLQMFKNKMFNRASLGYFGHMWELYTFWAFVPLLLTYFNESANVYLNVSLWSFLAIAAGGLGSVIGGIYSRRMGSCRVAFVSLSFSSLCAMLSVFFFSLPVAIFLFLLLLWGFFVVMDSPQFSSVIADYAPKEFLGSALTIVNSIGFGLTIISLEVTDRLAFLEEHRFWVLAIGPLLALIPTGKIAFRKNFPAL